ATCACACTACGTTTTGGGAATGAATTTTGGGATGATTAAGTGTTAATCAAGGagactttcttcttcttgggcAAAAATAAGTCAAGGAAGTCATAACTCCACTTATGTTCCATTCTTTGTATGTCATATTGATagagatttaattaatattcaattttaagTTCGATAGATAAAagacattattacttttttttaacaacATGTGGAGTAGAGAGATCGAACTTCTGACATTGAGGTTGATAatacaaattttatataaatcgaATCTTGAGGTAGATGGATCGAATCTTTGAATGGCATAGATATCATATATACCAATTAAACTATGCTCATTTTGATACAATACTGCTAACTTGAGTATACGTTCaattaactaaaatatatatcatcGATCAAAAGGTTAAAGGTTTGAAGTCTTAATTTACATGTTGTTAAACTAGAAATAATAAATTACACTATAGGTAGGGAGAGCTTGAgatatgggttttttttttaagactaCGCTTGGTCTTATAAGTCCAAATGCATTTTGTTGAGGATTGCCAAAGGTAATGCCTAAAGCATACAGGTAGGTCCAAGCCTAAAGTGTTTCGAAAAAAAGGGCATAGGGGAGTGTGGGtccttaaatatatatatatatatcagcGCCTTGGCTTTGGGACGACTAGTTGAGGTCGGACTGACACCCTGTAACCTCGAGTGCCAGAAACGTCCTTGACACCACCTACTATCACACGCAATCGTGGGCATGCATCAAAAGACAACTTCCCCATTCAACCACCCCACGAAGCATGTAAGTAACCTCAAAAGGAGAGAGTCAATCTTAGGCATCGGAGTGCAGTAGGCTGTGAGGATTACCGAAGTTAGCTCAAACTAAATCGAGACTAGACCAGAGGGAAGCGTGTTAGAGGTCAAGGCCACCAGGCACCCACGAAGCAACCCAAGGTGAATGAGATCCAAGCTCCAACATCTTGAAATTTTTAgtcgaattttaaaaataaaaagaaattttttataattacttttagcttagattttggaaatgttattaaaatttaaaagttagatgagaaaatataataattcaaGAGTGAACGTAttgtctataaacttaatttttacttataaaaaaatggttataaaagtgacttagatttttctttgaaaaaaaaaaaagatagtgttaaatgtttttcaaaagatAAACTTCCACCGTTGATCTATATACCTCAAActaaaaattttatgaaaaaaaaattgagtgttGTTTCGGGTTGAGACGGATACCAATAAAATTTTACTACgtgataaatatttttttaaaattgaattgttaCTATTGTTTTTAACTATATATCTAAAGAGAGATGCATGAGATTAAGTGCAGCTTATTaatacttaaattttaaaagaatctATCTCTACCATTTAGTAAGTTTCCATTTATGTGGTTGATTTTAACACTTATGATGTTAATATTTATGTCAGAATACCATAAATTATAATGTAGAAGACTCAAACctaatttagaagaaaaaaagaggtttcatatatatttaaataccattaccaaaatttgaaactttGAGGCAATGGCCAACGCCCATTTTGACCCAAAATCTCCATCCCAAACGTcatcatttattattatatctTCTACAGACATTATTGCAGGCTTCCTTCTAGTCAAAGTTTGgtaatttttacaatttattattattattattattgttattctGTTTatgaacaaaacaaaaaaaaaaaaaagtttgcgtttgggttttgaattttgtataaaaaaaaagaattttcttttttccaattcATCGTCAAATTGCCTTTTTCagaaaatatatacatatatattgacTTGTCAATTCAATTCATGGGAACAATGAAAAATACAAGGAAAGTTATCAAAATTTAGAGGTCAAATCTCAATTTATTATTTGagtcaatttagtttttaaatggaattcttaaatataaaaaaaaatatttaaaaatatttacactttatagcaaaaagtttccacatataaatatttttaggatttttgtatcttaagaatttttcttttaaattctaaaaaatttcgACTATATTaacttattttgattttaaattaataaaatcatgCCACTAAATATTTAAGTGATCATTTGATAATTTGATATGACATGGTACAAATTAAAGACTAATTAAATACAATTGaaatgaagaattaaatattttaaattaaaaaaaaagggctTGTATTGATCCAATTTGTTGGAAAATAAAAGAGTACTAGAAGTAGTATTACAAggattataattattttaatactaTCGGTAATTGACATGTATTTCTTTTCTTAAGGTAAATTCAATTCTTCACTATTCacatatgttatattaaaaaaaagttactttcaaatataagaaaacaagtcaatttatttataaatataacaaaatataattctTTGATAAGCAGTGGTACCTTACtgtatctaaaaatattttcaataattttgctatttaaaaacaattaccCAACAAAAAGTTAGCATTATATAAAATTGCAGTGAAAACTTATTGTCAATTAACATTATTTAGAGAGGATTTGTTTTTCAAGACcatataaaaaattcatttcTCAAAAAGTTCCAACACctaattgatttatgaaaactCAAACagacataattaattaatagaatcaattgaaattttgagataATATAAATCAGAAAATAAAAACTTATGAaggtaaaaattaaatataaatagtatCAATCATGAAATTCAACTTTTTGAAATATcccttaaaatagtttttttttttttttttttttttggagtatCCCTTAAAattgttaattattaattaaatttcaatatttcaaaattaaaagacaaAGCATAGtttcaaaacttaaaatatAATATCTACCTCATAATTTGCATAGTCACATACACGttgctttttcctttttatttttttatttttttattttatctttcgAAGTATATTCtattagataaattattttgtaataaagGAGATATTCTATTAGAAAAATGATTAGCTAGATTATTAATTCTTAATGATATCAAAGACCACTTTAATTAACAACCATCTATCAAATTATTACTTGCACAAACGGGGAATCTCCACAATTGTTTCTAAAGACCATACTTTTTCCTTcactttttctaaaaaaggaaactaaataaaaatcataataattgagattcttttattattttactaaatttttgtaattttctaaAATACTATTCTACTCGACTCTATtgctattttaaaatttatttacatttatacataatactttttttcttttgttttaagttTTGACTGGATTAAATGGTTAGTAGAAGAATTTGGAAtcttgtttaatattttaatggaGTTAGAGTTAGGTGGAATATTCAAAAATggaaattttaattgatttatattagtaaaataataatggaggtaaataaaatttaaaaaaaaatgtgggcCAAGCCCATGGAGGTGTGGCCCACCAAATCATTCTCATATGATGGAACGAGAAATCCAAAGCCCATAAGCCAAAGTAGCCCACGTAagcttccttcttcttcttcttcatcttctgaCTTAGCCGATTGCCATTtcccaaaattttcaacctttctttttctttaagagaTGTGGCTTTAAAGCTTCAAATCACGCTCTCTCCACTCTTTGCTTCTTTATTATCTGTCTCTACTTCTTTGGCTTTAACCCGTTTTGCCGATATCTCTACGATCGCCCCACCTCCTCACCCTAaaccacccccccccccccccattaCCTCTTTTTTTGGGTTTAATTACGATTTCGATTCGATTGAGGAGTTGGATTGGTTTAGACGCCGACAAAATTTTGGGTTTTCCTTTTCATCTTCAATTAATAATACCCTTTTTTCGATTTAGATTTCCCCTTTGAGTTATTCGATCTGATTTGGGTTCTGAATTGCTGGATGTGATTGATTGAATCGGGGTGTTTCAATCGCAGTTTGATTGGAATTTGATTTGAGATGGTCTATTTCCCATACTCGATCTCGGTCTGCAAGTCCGTTGACCAACCAACCGTCATGGCGAGTTCAGTGAATATAGCCGATTCAAGTTCCAAATCAAGGAACAAGAAGATGACTGCTTCATCGACTTGTTCGAAATTTCCTGTTTGTCATCGGTCTCGATCGGCCGTAATTGATATTGTGATTTTGATCGCTGTGGTTGGTGCTTGTGGGTTTTTGTTATTTCCTTATATGAAGCTTGTTATCGTTGAATCTCTTGAGATTTTCGGTGCGATTTTGTATTTAATGGGAGAGGAAGTCTCTCGGGCTCCTTGGGTTTATGGATCCATTGGACTTAGCATTTTCTGTGCTTCGTTAGCTGCTTGGGTTGTTTTAATTTGCACGAGCAGGAAATGTGGAAATCCTTTTTGTAAAGGGCTTCGAAAGGCAGCTGAATTCGATATCCAATTGGAGACAGAGGAGTGTGTGAAGAACTCAACTCCATTGGTTAAAAATGGAGTGAAGAAGGGGCTTTTTGAATTGCCCCGTGATCATCACCGTGAATTAGAAGCTGAACTTAAGAAGATGGCACCTCCTAATGGAAGAGCAGTGCTCATTTTTCGAGCAAGATGTGGCTGTTCTGTTGGTAGGTTGGAAGTTCCTGGGCCTAGGAAGCAGCTGAAGAAGATCAAGAAATAGtagtattaataataatattgtcTAAAAAGCATATAGATAGGATATCATTACAGGTTTACTCAGTATGCAGAGAAGAATTTTCTTACTCTTGTGGAAAATTTGATGTCTCTAAATAAGCTTATGGCAGACAGGTGTAAGGAACATATACAGTTTTTAAGTAGGGAATATAAAATCCTTGTTGCATCAACTCGATGTGCTCTCTTAGATCCAAGTATTTCTTAATGCAATTCACTCCTTCAATAGGTATATTTTGCATTTTTGTTTTGCCTCTGACCATACACATTAGCTTACATGAATTACACTTTTAGTTGAAACATATTCATGTTAGTTGATCACGATAGTGCTACCATGGATCTcctttaatataattttaatcaccatgttttcttttcttccctgATATGTATTTGTAGGTGATCAAATATTATAGATGAGTGTGATTAAGTGTATTATAGATCTACTGCCAGTATATTATTAGATGATTGAAGTATTGTGTGGCTATGTGTGAGGCTATGTTTTACCAGAAGTGTTAGCttgtatattttctaatttctaTATGGATGAAGATCAGGCCTCTTCTTTATATTTAGAGTCCTTGATGGAGTACTTGGTTGAATTGATACATTAGAATCTTTTTGAATCCTGAGTGTCACTGATAGGAGGTTTGGGGATTTGTTTTAACATCTCTATCTAAGCTTTTCTTATAATTACGACTGCTGGGCCTCTTTTTtccataattttctttatattttttcttgTGAACCCTTGTTTGGTAATCGAGAAAATTGATGGGGTGCAGAAACTATGGAAAATTAGGCCTTCTTCTGAACTAATCGATGAACCTTAAATTGGTAATTTTGCTTTGTAACAACTAACAAGCAATCCACTATGTGATGAAATGCATAGGCAAGTGACTCCCCTACATTATTCTTCCAGCTTGCTGTTGCAAACTTTTCAAGTTGCTTGGATTCTATTGCCAACATTTTTTATGTAAGGAATTATGACTTTTCATGTTCTTAGACCTGGCTCATTTCATAACTGGTGATCTGTCCATTTGCATCAGCATCTACCCATCTTATTTCCATATCCTTAAGAAGACATGACTTTCTTGCATAGTTTGTCTCTGTAACAGGCTCtcaaaaatatatatggtaTATTCATTGTTACAAGGTGGAGAGAACTTATCTTAACAGTTGCAGATCTAGCATTTCAGCTGCTGATACTAACCTTCCTTATCAAAGTTAAGTAAAGAGCAACTAGTATTATTCTTTTACTTTCTGAGCAGGTCAAGTTCTGATGACTCTTCTATCTTGAACTTGTATGCTTTCCCTTTTACATAGATTCCCTGCTTCATGCAGTTAAATTCTCATAAGTTTTCTTTGTGTTTTCTTTCCCAAAACATCTCTTACCTTTTCTGTGAATTGAAATTTTGGTAATTTATGGATGTCTTGTGAAAAGCTTTGATCAATATGCCCATGTCTCTCTCTCTATTACCCTCCCATCTGGATTTGCTGTTTATCTATATTATATGTGATTTGATGATGCACTGAAGTAATTGCATCATAGGCTGGCAGGTTTTATTTTCTGCTACTAATCACATTATAAAACTAACTACTTTTCGCTCTTATGTTGTGTCACTTTTGGTCAATGTGCATCCAACTAGTAACAAAAGTAAACAGTTGAAAGGTATAGTTGTGATTTTTCTGGCCATGTTCTTGGCTGAATTGCATTCAAGTAAGGATTATAAAAGGCTTTTTCTACCACATGACATCTGTTATGCCTGGGAGAAGTATTAACCTTGGGTATGAAATCTCTTAGGGACCCATAATTGTTGGAAGTTATGTAGGATTGTTGTGGTTGATTAAGGTTACATCTTGAGGAATGTGAAACTGCTGTTGTGTTTGGCAGTTGGGATTCCATATCTGGGAAATGATGTGCAGGTGTATAAGGTTTCTGTCTAGTGCAGGTGTATTCATGTGTTTTTGTTGCTTTGAATTTCTATTTATTACAAAAGAAAGTTTGCATAGAAGAGTATTTGGGTTTTGATCTTTatttaggaaaaagaaaaaaatcaattgattGGGGCACTGGGGCCTCAGCTTGGTTTAGAATCTAAAGGAAAGAAGAACGATATGGTGTCAAAGCCCTCATACCAAATGGTATGAAAATTCTAGCAATTAGCAACTCTAGAGGTAGTTACACGTCAGGAGAACTAATTATTTACTCGATGTTTGATTGCTCCACAAGCAAGTTGATTAGACTTGAATGCTCAAACATGCAACCTTATGTCAAGAATTGTAAAGGTATTCGTGAGGAGGTTcaatcatcaacataaagggtTTCATTCCGAAAACTCAAAGAAAAGTATGGATTATAATCTGATCTCTTTTATTGGTTCACTTCATATCAATTTGGATTGAATGGAATTGGATTCTTCTTTGAGATAGAGATCACCATAGAAGAGATTTGAATTCCCATTTCTAGGTGAGATTATAGGTGGAACAGTATAAATCAAAATGAAGGTCTCTGAGGACCTTTGAAAAATTCTCGCAAGGGGAAAGAGAATCAGATTTCCTTCCATGGAATGAATACTCCATGTGTTAtgggaaagaaaggaaaaggaagaaatttgatgCCCAGATACATAGTCATAGAATAGAGCACAAAAGAAACATCGaattgcatatatatatatatacataaaatataTGAGGGAGTTGGAGCCAGACTCAAACGTTGAACATCCTGGGGCTATAAGTGCAAATATCATCATGCCAGTACAAGATTCTAATGCTTGTgtggtttattttattaatactataggtagAACCAAAAGTTGAGGAGAGCCCCTAAGCCCATACTAACCTACTCTAAAGGTGAACAcaaacatataataataattataactgatttttcaaatattgcaaaaagtttgaaactttagccaaaaataaaaaaacgacATGATTTGGATCCAATCTAGAAAAGGTCACATGCTATATTATAATtcataagtatatatatattgaagatatatacatatatgcgCGCTATCTATGGAAATTTCTTCAAGTCTGAATGCTCAAATCTAGGTTAATTGGAATAATATGGTagttctaaaaatattttaggaaaaaatggtacttttgaaataaattaggaaaatggtgtggtttttttttttttttttttttggaatgcATCTCCATTCAGAATCTGTGCCTCATTTAACAAAACCAAGTTTAAATTTTTAACGGGATaggttttatttatatatataaattgataCGTTCGGACAACATATTCTACTTTGAAATGGTGGTAAAGTGTTAGCAAAAGGCCACTTTCTCaccggttttttttttttttgtatgcatGGCTCTTTTTTTGGaccaaataaaaaatagtaCTTCTTTAAATGGAATGAAAAGTGGTTTTTTGCTTATGTCAGCATTATATGAATTTATTCATTCGACCCTAAAACTCATACTGTGAATTATAAGTTTTCTTGATACTTGATACTTGATCTTCAATGCTTGATGCTCTACGCTCTATGTTTTATGTTATATGATCTATGTTATATACTAGCTACATGCAATTTGATCCTCAATACTCAATATTTCATGCTTGATGCATTATACTTTATGCTCTATGTTAATGCTCTATACTATATATTAGCTACATGCTACTCGATCCTAGATACTCTAGGTCCTATGTTGTATGTTGTATGTTCGATTCAGAAGTCCACTCGATGCTCAATGCTCTAATGTTATATATTCTATGTTTGATGtttgattaaaaaaacaaagaaaggggaaaaaaagaagacatacacaaaaaaagaacaaaagaaaaaaagaagaaatgcaGAAAGAAAAAcgcaaaacaaaaaaaaagaaaaagaaaaagaaaaaggaagaacaTAGAAGAATAATGCATTTATAGTTAAAGTGGATACATGCAGAAGACCAAATTTAATTGGTTTTTAAAATGGTATCCAATTTTCATTTGTGCCTTTTATTTTAGGTCACTTATGTCATTTTCCCTTTTCTCACACCAACCAGATTCAGTTCTTGCTCCAagtgttttttttcctctttcctttcctttttgttgttttgatattttcaatattaaatataaataattctaTCACTGTgctattaaaatattataattatgacATCATTTTGTTttcgaatatatatatttgatgttttttatttaattttatactaaTTCAGTTGCAACATACATAGCGAGatagttaaattataatttaaatattaagacaatatttatttattttttcttctttacaaaactattctcttttaatttttatttttttatctgttatcttaaatatttattttaaatagaaaaGTAAAATTAATATGTATCCTAAATATTAGTAATTTTATCACTTTGCTGTAAAAGATATCTAGCTAGTAAGTTCAATTGTAATTTACTTAGCTAGatagttaaattataatttaaatattaaaataataattattatttttatattattcaaAAAACTATTCCTCTTTAACTGttacttttcatttttataagaATGTTATAAAAATCTATAGTAAAATAAAGATTTCTATCAAattcatttatataaataagatttctATACAACTTTGTTAGAtagttttattataatttaactactaaaataacaattatttctataaatatttctataaaattcACTTTCTTAGGCAGTTGAATTATAATTTGAGTactaaaataacaattatttaatttttttattctttagaaaaaaaagattcctttgtttttttataaagaagttctaaaaattgataataaaacaaaaaattataatggttagcatataattttattttttttaatctcaaataggaatcttcattttattataactttttatatttgaatcttatagAAATCTTTATAAAAGTATAACATTttcattagaaaaattaaaattaagaaaacaattCTTTTTGTaatgcataaaaaaaataaataattattttctttgaatttaaattataatttaacctcGCTAAGTAAATTACAATTGaacttatataatattaaataaaagtatataatatttgtaaataaaatgaTGTAATAATTAGATTTCTAAAAATGatgtaataattataatattcttTAGAGCAaagtgatataattatttgtatttaatattaaaatttcgaaaacaagaaaaaggaaataaaagtaAATGCTTGGAGTTGGATTTAAACTTGGGTGGTGTGAGAAAAATGCCAATCATCCGCCACCAATCCAACCATCCATAGATCAACAATTATATTTTAAGACAAAAAATTactattataaatgttataaaaaaatagatGTCTATTAAATGCTCATGCTTAGAGTTTATCGACCATGTATCATGTCCCcattattcaaaatattatCCATGTGCCTTGTAAATACTCATTCTTAGTGTTCATATAattcatctcctacttgccaaattgtctataaatagtggccTTTGATGGGTTTTGAAAATACATATTGAGCAAATTCTCTACAAATTGGAGGAAGTGGAGGAAgtggagaaatttgagaattttctcattttttttattttgttattttatttatttatttatatattatgttttatttattatatttattttaatatatattttattaccatCTATATTCctattgtgctcctcaaatttataacacgttatcagcacgatGTTCTGTTGTTTTTTCTGCTAAAGATAGGTCTAAAAGATATGTCGATTTTCtctctttgttataat
This DNA window, taken from Benincasa hispida cultivar B227 chromosome 6, ASM972705v1, whole genome shotgun sequence, encodes the following:
- the LOC120079403 gene encoding uncharacterized protein At5g19025, which encodes MVYFPYSISVCKSVDQPTVMASSVNIADSSSKSRNKKMTASSTCSKFPVCHRSRSAVIDIVILIAVVGACGFLLFPYMKLVIVESLEIFGAILYLMGEEVSRAPWVYGSIGLSIFCASLAAWVVLICTSRKCGNPFCKGLRKAAEFDIQLETEECVKNSTPLVKNGVKKGLFELPRDHHRELEAELKKMAPPNGRAVLIFRARCGCSVGRLEVPGPRKQLKKIKK